The Raphanus sativus cultivar WK10039 unplaced genomic scaffold, ASM80110v3 Scaffold1373, whole genome shotgun sequence DNA segment GCTGAAGCTTTGAAGATTGTTTTGTCTGAGAGGATTGTTTGTTAaaagtttatttctttctttgtgtGTGTTGTGTTATTTGTCTTGAGATTTGAATATAATGTGGGAAGACAAGAGAGAGTATATAAAGGAAGAGACTTTGTGATTTCCGGGAAGGAACCACATTATCTTTATGGAAGCCAACTGGTGAAAGGAAAAGCAGTTCAAGTCCGTGTCTTGGAAATTGGTTTCTTGTGGGGTTTCTTCCTGGAAGCTGGCTCAAGGGGTATAATGGTCAATCCAGTGAGGTGTTGTCTCTGTTTCCACGGACACGGAAAAGGAAATGTCGTAGAAGATAAAATCTCCTGCCGTTTTATATAGAAATAGAACAGAGTGAAGTAAAGGATTATGAGCAAAAAAAGCTTTCTATAAGCTAGTTCAAACTCGAGAAAGCGATAGAGAGAGAAAGCGATTGAGATCTGTAAATCCGGCCGACGGCGAGGGCTTTCACAGCCGCCGTCGGTCCGGCCTTTGATCTACACCAACCTCCAGTCTCCGTAAGCTTCCGTAAGTCTCCGGCGTCGCTCCAATCTCGCGGTGGGCGTGCGGCTTTTGCTTCCGGCGTCGCATCCTTCAAGCGGTGGGCGTTCGGCTCCTGTCTCCGACGTGGCTCCTTTCCGTTAAAGGAGAACGGCCGGCTCTAGCGTTTTGCGTCGTCTAGCCCTACTTAGTTAACGGCGgtttgttttagggtttttattttcttttcggtTTATAGATCTGTGTTGTTTGGGTTGTTCGATGGCTTTGGGTGGTTTGAGATCTCGAGAAACCCTCGATGAAGCTCTCCGCGAAAGTTCAGATGAAGCAAGTTGATTGTAGCTACGGCCTCCGGCGTTTTCAGCGAACAAGATCAGGCGTGCGCCGTCGAACAAGTGGTTCCGGCGCGGCGGTTTAACGGTGAGGCGTAGTGGTGTTGATCGGGATGGCGAGGGCGTGACGCGTGTCTCCGCGATGCGGGAGATCGAAACGCGTGGACGACTCGCCTCGATTATGTCGGTCGGAGTGTGGGCCTGGTTTGTTTGGGCCTAACTGCCACCTTGGTTTGCTTGTAATTTTGGGCCCATTTGTTTCTTGGGCTTTCGGGATTTAGAGTTGTAATAGTTTCTGGGCCTATGGGCCTTTAATACAactttgacggaaaaaaaaaaagaagtaaaggattatgagttttcttttgtttatttatttatgcaaGTTTTCTGCCACTTTCCTCCGTAAGTGGCTTTACAATATTTTTCTTTGCGAAAattatttccttttattatcttatcgaaataacatgaaaaagtatataataaagaaaCGCAAGGGGGTCAAGCAAGGCCGGTccaatatatgattttttattgttcttatGGAAATACGCTTACAAAACCgatttcatgatttttttataaatttaaattactgTGTAAAAATATGGATTATGCCTATATCGATCACTTTGGTAAAAGGTTAATGAAGTGTGTGGAATTAGTTACTTTAACTATCTTACTTATGTGGAATTTTAACAAATAGTCAGTTAATTTGTCTGTTTCGAATTAAATTTCGATATATCTGATTTTCTAATCTTTAGTTTAAAACTGTATAAGTGTTCAACTTAGAATTTTCTTAACTTTggtattccctccgtttcacaaagagtgtcacttagacacttttcacacatattaaaaaatttattaaaatgtatttatattttcattaatatcacatatctaaccaattgtattttagataaatagttttatttataagatcaatgcattttgtaattaattttgagCTAAAAGATTGTATAAATTGCATTGGTATGGTAGAATGACACTTTTTGTGAAATAAGAAAAATGAGTTAAAGTGacatttaatatgaaacagagggagtatgaaGTTTCTTTGAATGATctatttattcatattttggTGTTCCTCATTAAAAGACAACTTCATGGGAAAACTTAATGCAACACAGAATATTATACATATTGGTCTCTTGCGTGTCTCTGTGTTTATTAGTATTAGTATCGGAAAAATCTAACCAAATCTCGCTTGGGAAACCATTATCATTATCTTCATAATTATCCATCTATATATGTAACAGAAAATCACACTGCAATAATGCTCACTTTGAAAAAAGGTTCTGATTCAAAGAACGAACACTGAATGATGATTCCCTGACTAATGATATCGTAGGTCTTGGGTCAATCTTGCCTCGCTTATTGGCTTGTCTTCTGAATGGTGATTAACAATTAACTATGCTATTATTAAAACCTTTCATAAATGTATTGTAAAGCATATCCCTTGATTCCcatcaacaaaaataatgtATCTTGTATAAGTTCGTCTCTGTAGTTAAAATACTAGCTATATAAACCCTAAAAAGGCTTACACAAAATCAATAGAATCTTTTAGGTATACATGATCTGAGGCCTTTAATGATTTGTACTTAATTCATCATGCATCATCGCGTTTTTCCTACATGTTTAGTCGTTGGCCGGCCCACAGAGTAACACCGATCGTGGCAGAGTTTAAACGGGTCGGCAAGAGAAAGCCCATCACAAGCTCACGACATTTATTCATTGATTTGTTCAGAGAGCGTTCTTCTAAAGCTTCGTTGTCTCTGAGTTTATTCCTGTAGATTGCGAAGTTTCCCCACTTGagtttcttttattattaatcTTCCTTTTTAATTACAGTTTTTCCTAGACTTTTCCGTTACTTACATTATCTAGTTCCACATGAACAATTAAAAAGGTTCCAAATgtcaacaaaaattaaaatcttcaTTGAATCGTTCCTTCTTTTGCCAATTGTCCTAaagtatattataaacataCACATAAACATAGTACTGGGCACGTTGAGGTTGACATTAAGAACCAATAGTAACATGGTGCAAGATATTGTACAGCTACTAATTGCAATTATCTTCCATGTCTCTCATTAACAAGTAATAAAAAAACTTGTGCCATCAAACCTTTACCTATACCATTTCTTCTCTAAttccaatatttaaataaataactaagAGATTAACACCAGTTGTTTATATAGCAACATCTTTTCCAACGCTCTCCGGTTCCATAGGGGCCGCTATGGAAGCCATTAATGTGcttcctctgcttcttctctCACTGCTTTTAACCTTTCTTGTCGCGCAAGCAACCGATATTATCACAGCAAACCAGACTCTAAAAGATGGAGAAACAATTGTTTCAAAAGGTGGTACCTTCGAGCTTGGTTTTTTCTCTCCTGGAGGATCAAGAAACCGTTATCTCGGTATCTGGTACAAGAAAGTCTCTCTCCAGACCGTTGTTTGGGTCGCAAACAGAGATTCCCCTCTCTACGACCTCTCAGGAACCCTAAAGGTCTCTGCAAATGGGAGCTTACGTCTCTTCAGTGGCGGAAACTATTTCATCTGGTCATCATCTTCTTTGGAGAAACCCATTGTAAGAAACCCTATCGTTCAGATTCTTGATACAGGTAACTTAGTCGTGAGAAACTCAGGGGATGATCAAGATTACATATGGCAGAGTTTAGATTACCCGGGAGATACGTTTCTTCCAGGAATGAAATACGGTATAGATTTTGTAACCGGAATAAACCGGTTCTTGTCTTCTTGGATATCTCCAGACAATCCATCAACTGGTAACTACACGAACAAAATGGATCCAAGCGGTGTTCCACAGTTTTTCTTGAAGAAAAACTCGGTTGATGTTTTCAGGGCTGGTCCATGGAATGGTCTAAGATTCACCGGTATGCCTAACCTAAAACCTAACCCTATTTATCGCTACGAGTTCGTgttcacggaggaagaagtttACTACACTTACAAGCTTGAAAACCCTTCAGTGATCACAAGAATGCAGTTGATTCCCAATGGAGCTTTGCAACGTTACACTTGGGTCGATAGCCAGCAGAGCTGGAACTTCTATCTATCGGCTCAAATGGATAGCTGTGATCAATACATGTTGTGTGGCTCTTATGGAAGCTGCAACATCAACGAATCTCCAGCTTGTAGGTGTTTAAAAGGATTTGTTCCTAAATCTCCAGAGGCTTATTATGCAGGGGACTGGTCAGGAGGGTGTGTAAAAGAAGTGAAAATGGATTGTGGTAAAGGAGGAGAAGACTTTTTGAAGATTTCAATGTTGAAGTTACCTGATACGAGAGGTTCTTGGTATGATAAGAGAATGGATTTGAATGAGTGTAAGAGGGTATGCTTGAGAAACTGTTCTTGCTCAGCTTATTCTCCGTTTGATATTAGAGATAGAGGAAGTGGATGCATACTCTGGTTTGGAGATTTGCTTGACATACGAGAATACAATGAAAATGGACAAGATCTTTATGTGAGGCTTGCTACTTCTGAAATAGGTAAGTAAAGACTTTGTGTAAACAACAAACATTGTTTTACTTAACTcttgatcattttttttttgtttgttcacagcAAAGTATAAAAACTATGGCGTGAAGGGCAAGATGAGGATCATGCTCATTATAGTATTTTGTACAGCATTTCTTCTTATATGCCTTTGCATATGTCTGACTTTCTGCAACatgaggaagagaaagaaacttGCAACAATAGGTAAACGGTTGTGGCTCTTTGAAATGAAGTATCTTGATTCAAGATTCTGCTTATAAGTTGATAAAAacactttttatatattcagaAACTACGCAGCGCGAGTTAGACCGTGTTTCCAGCAGAaaacaagaggaggaagatgcTGAATTGCCGTTTCTTGATCTTGAGGCCATTTCAGAAGCTACATGTGGATTCTCTGATGAGAATAAACTTGGACAAGGTGGTTTTGGACCTGTCTATAAGGTAATAACTCGGCTTATTGTCCGCATAATCTGACATTTAAAGGGTCatacacatatttttttaaaacaatttggagatcataaaaaatatgtataatatttttttaaaaaaattagggatTAAGACAAATGTTTCATCTGCATGTGTCCGACCATGATATGATTCTATTGTTTTGTTACCAGGGAACATTGTCTTGTGGACAAGAAATAGCTGTAAAGAGGCTTTCAAGAACGtcaagacaagggatagaagaATTCAAGAACGAGATCAAACTCATTGCAAAGCTACAGCACCGTAATCTTGTCAAGATTCTTGGCTATTGCGTGGAGGAAGATGAAAGAATGCTTATCTACGAGTATCAACTTAATAAAAGCTTGGATACTTTCATTTTCGATAAAGAACGGTGCAAAGAACTTGATTGGCCTAAACGAGTGGAGATAATCAAAGGTATTGCTCGTGGGTTGATGTACCTCCATCAAGATTCAAGGCTTCGAATCATCCACCGT contains these protein-coding regions:
- the LOC108843143 gene encoding G-type lectin S-receptor-like serine/threonine-protein kinase At4g27290: MEAINVLPLLLLSLLLTFLVAQATDIITANQTLKDGETIVSKGGTFELGFFSPGGSRNRYLGIWYKKVSLQTVVWVANRDSPLYDLSGTLKVSANGSLRLFSGGNYFIWSSSSLEKPIVRNPIVQILDTGNLVVRNSGDDQDYIWQSLDYPGDTFLPGMKYGIDFVTGINRFLSSWISPDNPSTGNYTNKMDPSGVPQFFLKKNSVDVFRAGPWNGLRFTGMPNLKPNPIYRYEFVFTEEEVYYTYKLENPSVITRMQLIPNGALQRYTWVDSQQSWNFYLSAQMDSCDQYMLCGSYGSCNINESPACRCLKGFVPKSPEAYYAGDWSGGCVKEVKMDCGKGGEDFLKISMLKLPDTRGSWYDKRMDLNECKRVCLRNCSCSAYSPFDIRDRGSGCILWFGDLLDIREYNENGQDLYVRLATSEIAKYKNYGVKGKMRIMLIIVFCTAFLLICLCICLTFCNMRKRKKLATIETTQRELDRVSSRKQEEEDAELPFLDLEAISEATCGFSDENKLGQGGFGPVYKGTLSCGQEIAVKRLSRTSRQGIEEFKNEIKLIAKLQHRNLVKILGYCVEEDERMLIYEYQLNKSLDTFIFDKERCKELDWPKRVEIIKGIARGLMYLHQDSRLRIIHRDLKASNVLLDSDMTPKISDFGLARTLGGDETEASTTRVVGTYGYMSPEYQIDGYFSLKSDVFSFGVLVLEIVSGRRNRGFCNEEHKLNLLGHAWRQYKEDKACELIDEALRESCTDVSEVLRAIHIGLLCVQQDPQDRPTMSAVVLMLSSDMLLLDPKEPGFYNERNLLYSDTTSINLEVPSKNFQTMSVIDPR